The genome window tactttaaaaaaaatgaaaaatatatattttacaaattcctttttttttctttttttttttccagtttttacaaaatatatatttttcagtttttactttaaagcattttttaaaaaaatattttttttgtaaaatctgaaaaaaaaaggaatttgcaaaatatatttttcagttttttaaagtatttttttttgtaaaaattgaaataaaagattttgcaaaatatttttatttttttaaaactaatgcatatgtggtccactgctttaggagagtcttttttttttccagcttttataattttttattttttattttttacaaaaaaatacattaaaaaaattgaaaaaacttaaaaatatatattttgcaaattcttttttttttttaatccagtttttacaaaaaaaattctagtttttacaaaatatatgttttaaacaaaaattgaattttaaaacgggttgGTTGGTGGGTTTTTaaaaacggatcgggtaaaaaagAGAACTGAGTCGTTTTCATGTGGTGCTTtcacgtggcactccatccaaaataagggtatatttattttaaagtatGACGGGAGAGGTATATTTAATCTAATAGTATAACGAAATGTATTCttaaaccattttcgaaagtagagatTATATTTGGCTCTTTTCCCTTTTTAGAAACTTGGAAGAATTACtatatatagtatacatataaaTTTCTCTTGTAAAAAAGGAGCTTCCTTTTCCTTACTTGAGAAGGGAAGCGAAATTGCATAGAAATATCACCAAAAGAAGTCCCAACAATAAGAAAGCTGGTGTCAATTGTTAGGCACAAAACACTGAAGTTGTCATAAATCGAAGGTTGTAGAAGTGGCGATGTCGAAGGAGAACGAACCGGCAAAGTTGCTACTGCCTTACCTTCAACGTGCCGATGAGTTGCAGAAACACGAACCTCTCGTTGCCTACTACTGTAACTTTTATTCctcctttttcatttttaaaacCCTACTTTTCCTTTGTTCATATTAAATTTGGTTTAGAATTGTCTAATTGAGAGTATGTTGTGGCAGGTCGGTTGTACGCAATGGAGCGAGGGTTGAAGATTCCTCAAAAAGAGCGTACAAAGACCACTAGTTCCCTCCTTGTCTCCCTTATTAATCAACTCGAAAAGGTTTCCTTTTTCTTAGTCAGTTGAATCCCTAGATTTGCTTAGAAATATAGACTTATAAGGACAACATCTTTTTAGAAATATGGTGAGTGAGATATTCATGTAACATTAAATTTTCGTCTACTTTAGCTGCCTAGAGTGTAGTTGATCTCAAATGTAGAGGAAATATTGGCAGCTAGTGTTAAAATAGCCTTACTATGATGAACTCTTTAAATACTGCCAGAGGATTCATATAGTCAGACTCCAAGTAATTTGGGATTGAGGAATAGTTTATTGAATGATTGATTTATATTCGAACATTGAGAACTAATGTCCTTATCACAATGTGATAAATTTTGCTCAGGGAGTAGAAACTAGCATATTGTTTGGGTAGCATATCCTTGACTTCATCTAGTGTTTTGTTTATAAACTTATCTTGGCCTATTAGCTTAACTTTTTTCAGCTTGATTGAAAGCAAATGTTTGGCTAGCATCTCCTTGACTTCCATGCACTTTAAGAAGAATTTTGTTCTGGTATATAATCTTATCTTGGTGTTTTAGCTTAAGTTTTTCGGCTTGATCAGCCAACACATCTGCCAATCTCACTGAATGGTCATTACTCTTTGAGTTCGTAGCTTGAGATCTGCTTGAGCCTTAATGTCTATGTTTGGTGTGGCTTTCTTTGTCTTATTTGATGTCATGTCTGTTGCTCTCTTTCTACAGGATAAGAAGTCATTGGAATTGGGGCCCGATGATCATTTGCATGTGGAGGGATTTGCCTTGAATGTTTTTGCAAAGGCAGATAAACAAGATCGAGCTGGGAGAGCAGACTTGTATGAATTTTGTTATTTATGTGACATGCACCTTTTTGTTTTTCACTTGCATCATTCTTCTCATATGTAATTAGTCGTTCTACCTTGTCATTCAGTAAAGATGCCATCTTGACTGCACTGATATAAAAAATAAGACCCGTCTTGGCTGCTTTATCTGGTTTAGATGTGCCAACCTCATGTTGCATGGAATAAGACATAGTTAAGAATAGATGCTTACTACCAGCCGTTCTCCAGCTTCTGTTTTGATCTCTTGGACTTTTCAAAGTAGACGGATTTAGCTTCATCTTCTAGATTTTTTCCATTGCTCCCTTCGCTCTTTAGTTAATTAGTTCAAACATCTGATATGGTGGCTGTTTCTGACCTTGGCTATGCTTCAACTGTCCTGTACAAcatatttaattggtgatactATGTAAACGAAGTTGATTTAGATACTTGTTTGTTAATTGGTATTGAAGCTTCTTAACTGTTATTGGAGCTTGTTTCTCTATTGATGATTAGGAATTGGGAATTTCTTTGCAATGACTGACTGGGGTTTTACAGGAATACAGCAAAGACGTTTTATGCCGCCAGTATCTTTTTTGAGATCCTTAATCAGTTCGGTGAACTCCAGCCTGATGTGAGTTTCCATCGTGTTGTGACAAGTtttaatctctctctctctctctctggtaGCTCTTATTTGTTTTAATCTTTTGTCATGATACCTGATTATGCAAAACATTACTTTTCCAACTATATTTAGTGATGTAGACTCTGTTCGCCTGATTGGATGACCTTATTATATCATCAGCTTGAGCAGAAACAGAAGTATGCAGCTTGGAAGGCAGCAGATATAAGGAAAGCTCTGAAAGAAGGAAGGAAGCCTGTACCAGGCCCTCCTGGTGATGAAAGAGATATTTCGGAGCTGTCCAGTGCACAAAATGATACATATGTAAGGTTCATGCTTGTGATAATTTGTTGGATTAGTGTATTATCCTATCTCAAAAGTTTCCAGAGGCAGATTAGTGACGGTCATGCATTGCCACTGATTGTCTTGCATGTGTGAACACAGACCATTCTTTGTTGATAAGTTTGAAAGTGACCTCTCTTTCTGGAGCTGCTTATAACAGAGAGTAGATGAAAGACAATGGGACATAGGAAGGCTTATTTCTGTACTCGTTGAAGTGTAATCTAAAAGCTTTCATAACACTGTTAATGGGTGAAAAGCCTTAAAGTAGATGTTAAGCGTTTCTTGCTTTTGGGAATACCGAAAGTTTCTCACCTTAGTGTTTGTTTCCCTGCTAACAGTTTAAGATATTGAACTTTGAGCTTTTCCCTTCCAATTctgtttaaattattttttattgtcTTTAATGGATTAGGGAGTAATCCCTTAAACACTCAAGcaattatattaattaatttttttgctTGCAATGATTATTTCCTCTCTAGAGCATCTAAAGACAGTAATTGCAAGCTATCGTGGCTAACTGACCGTAGCATCTTTGCAGGATCATCAACCTAGTGGAACTGATTCAGTCATCAAACCTGCACCAGAATCCGATTCAGTCATCAAACCTGCACCAGAATCCAGTTCATTTAATCACGCATATGACGATGCGCATTATTCTGCAAATAGACCGTCTCCTCCAGCCACCCCACCACCACCCCCTTCACGTGTCCCTCCGTCACCTCCGGCAGCCACCACACCAACTCCTTCACATATCCCTCCATCACCTCCTTCATATTCTAGTGATGAGTATCCTTCTCAAAATGACTATTCTTCTCATAATTTCCAGCAGACTGGACCAGTTAATATATCTGAAAATCCGTCTTACTCTCCGTCGTATCACCATCAACCTTATGTGCAAGAACCACAGTTTCACTTGCCACAGCACTACCCTTCGCATGATGTTCCCTCGAATTCATATCCCAATTTCCAGTCATATCCTAGCTTTATGGAGAGCAGCCTTCCTTCTGCGCCATCACATCACCCTTCTTACTACCAAGGCGCTGATGCTTCGTATTCCACATTGCCTGCATCTAGCACTGTAAATTATCCATCAAACACTCAATACAGCTCAAGTGATAGAAATGGGACTGCATCACAAGCTGCAGCTGCTCCCacgaaaacatatgaatacaacAGCAATTATCAGCCTCCTCCAGATAAAATAGCTGAAGCACACAAGGCTGCAAGGTTTGCTGTTGGGGCTCTAGCATTTGATGATGTCTCTATTGCCGTAGACTACCTCAAAAAATCACTTGAGTTGTTAACAAACCCATCAGGTGATCAATGAGGTGCGTCGTGCTACCTAATTGAACGTCTGAGACTACTTTTTAGGGGTTGTTCATTGTTTGGTTTAGTTTGTAAAGATGACTTTGTTGGCTGTTCTATCCTTTTTTACGCGAACAGTGATGTGATTATGTATGCATCCAGGAGTCTTGTCAGCTTTATGATTTTTGTGATTCAAATAGAAGATATACGAAACCCAAGTGAAGCCAGGAGGCCCATATATATAAAGGATATACGAAAAGAAAAGCCCATAAAAAATGTCCGAGTTCAAGAACTGATCTGTAAGCATTGAGAAACTAGCAATTATGAAAGAGAGAAGAAATAAAAAGTAAGTGCAAGCTTGCACTCTACTTTGTTCCATAAATGTTCATAGGTCGCGTTATTTCTGTTTTCCAATTATGTGTGGCAATTGTAGCAAATGCTTACAAATTTACTGACCTGCAGGCCCCACCTATATGGTTATATcattccattgttgatttacaaCTCCTAAAACTCACACTCAGTGAGCTAAAAAGCTGTACCTTGAAATGTTCATCATTTCGATTCCAATTAGAGAAGAAATAAGACAAAATATATCCCTTAGCTGGAAGTATCATAGTAATGCACAAATTATAGTGACAAGAATCACGTGAGCTGTGAGTTGGAGCTCTAAGCTAAGTCCTCAACTGCTGGTACAAGGATTAGGGAAAATTAAGGATTAAGATTATGTTGATTCATTACCACTAATGTTACGAGTCTTGTCCTTGTTATTGTCAATTCTATGTTTACCAAAGATGCCTTCGGTCTTTTTTAACTTTACCTCATGAAGACGGTGAATAAGCCCAAGACGTCCGTTTTTTTAAGTCAATTATCATCGACCCCATTTTCCATTTTGGGCATTGTTGATGCCtccaagaaaaaaaaattattttatactaGTAATCAACTTGGGGTAAAAACACAAAGACTAGTCCAAATTGATTTATAGATTTCTGAGTTGAGGAAAACTATAGATCACTGTTAGTCATCATATATAATCTACTCTTTCCCATTACTTTCTATGCATAATAATTAATATTAATCTTGAAAATTTCTAAAGGTCATGGGTGCAACTCTTTGTGGTTTTGGACAAGTAAGTCTTAAATGCCTATGGACagcaaagaaaaagaggaaaagaCAGGTTGATCACTCACACCAAAGAGAGAATCGTCATCAGAAACTTTTGAAGGAAACTAGTAAAAATGAGCAAGATTTTGTGACATTAAAGGAATGGATCTTGGCTTCACCAAGTATTGATTTTCAGGGGTCCAAACAGTCCTCTAACAAGGTTTATCCTTCACTTGGAAGATTCTTATCTTACAATAGTACCAATATTGAAGTTACCTATCAAAAAAATAAGAGTAGCAATATTGAAGTTGAAGGAAGAGAAAGAGAAGATGTCTCTATTTGCAAAAGCCAAAGTGGAAAGTTGAAGAAGAGGGTGAGTTTTAGACAGCCAGAGGTGGCTGATGTATTCATTTTGGACTCGGAAGCAGGAGATAGTGACCATTGAATGTCATGTAGCTACATTTACTGTTATAATCAATAAGGTGCTTTGCATTTTGTCTGTCTATTAACAGCTTCTAAATGACCTCAACTTAACTCTTTTTAccacttctttt of Nicotiana tomentosiformis chromosome 7, ASM39032v3, whole genome shotgun sequence contains these proteins:
- the LOC104086438 gene encoding protein HOMOLOG OF MAMMALIAN LYST-INTERACTING PROTEIN 5: MSKENEPAKLLLPYLQRADELQKHEPLVAYYCRLYAMERGLKIPQKERTKTTSSLLVSLINQLEKDKKSLELGPDDHLHVEGFALNVFAKADKQDRAGRADLNTAKTFYAASIFFEILNQFGELQPDLEQKQKYAAWKAADIRKALKEGRKPVPGPPGDERDISELSSAQNDTYDHQPSGTDSVIKPAPESDSVIKPAPESSSFNHAYDDAHYSANRPSPPATPPPPPSRVPPSPPAATTPTPSHIPPSPPSYSSDEYPSQNDYSSHNFQQTGPVNISENPSYSPSYHHQPYVQEPQFHLPQHYPSHDVPSNSYPNFQSYPSFMESSLPSAPSHHPSYYQGADASYSTLPASSTVNYPSNTQYSSSDRNGTASQAAAAPTKTYEYNSNYQPPPDKIAEAHKAARFAVGALAFDDVSIAVDYLKKSLELLTNPSGDQ